In Funiculus sociatus GB2-C1, the genomic window AATACAGTCCGTGTGTCAGAGGTGTCGCCATCCATATTGAGGTAGAATTTCATATTATACAAATCGCTTTTTCGTTGTTTAGCATCTTTGGCGCTGCTTTCCGATAGATACCCTTAACTAAGCTGAACATGAATATCAGGGACTTCTTATTATCGGCTCCTAGCCAGAAAAGGCACAAACGCAATCTACTAGAGAATGTCGAATTAGGATTGTTGGTACTTTTTGTAATCGTCTCATTCATAGCGTTAATTTTTGATAACGTTATCTGGGCTGCTATACCACTGATTCCCTTAATGGGACTGAATATATATAACCGTTATCGGTTAGATCGGCTGACTCGCCAAAGTCTCGCCAGAGTTTCAAAAGTAAAAGACTTTATAGAGAAGCAGGTTGAAGAATTAAAAACCGCAATGCAAAACCTGAATCAAAATGCCCCAAATCCACAGCAAACTGAGGCTATAGAGCATTTAGTTTTGGCAATGCAAAATCTACAACCACAGCTGGATTTCCTAGAGCAATCCATTGTACCGATGAAAGAGCAATTGGACACTCTAACTCAGCAGTTGAACGAGCAGAATCAGGCACAGCAGCAGGAAAGTTTGCGGGATGCGATAACTTCGTTAAGCAACGCTAACGCGCAACTATTCCAAAGAATCGCAAAGCTGCATCAGCGCCTCAATCAACTACTCCCTTCCCCACAAACGCCAGTAATTAATCCGGATTCCAACTCTTCACTAGAAAATAGTCCACTTACAGGTAGTGAAAATCTGCCAGTGGAGTTGATAGAAACACAACTAATTAATGGAAAAAATATTCAGAATGGCGCATCCGCTATAAATGCGGAGACTGGAAATCCCCCCGAATTCAGTCAAGCAGCGATAGAGCATCAATCGCCGGAGTTGATAGAAACGCGATTAATTAATCGGGAAAATATCTCAGATGGGGCATCCGATATAAACCTGGAAAGTGAAAATTTACCTATAAATCAGGAAACTGAAAATCCCCCCGAATTAAGTCAAGAAGCAATAGAACATCAATTGCCGGAATTGATAGAAACGCAAGTAATTAGTCGGGAAAATAACCCGAACGGTACATCTGATATAAATCCGGAACCTGACAACCCTTCTTCAAAAAAAAATCGATTTACAGCTATAGACGCTGAAGAACTTGTGAAGCGATATGAAGCGGGAGAAAGGGATTTTACGGGGGCTAACTTAGCGGACGCAGATTTAAGGGAGCTATGCTTAGAAGGAGTTAACTTGAAATATGCAAATCTGAGTAGAGTTAACCTCAGAGGAGCAAGACTGCATAGTGCTAAATTAGATGCAGCCGACTTAATTGCTGCGGATCTGCGTGGAGCAAACTTCTATCAAGCATCCCTTGAGGGCGCAAACTTAACTCAAGCCGACCTCCGCAAAACAAATTTGTGTGATGCTTGTCTTCGGGGAGCTAACTTAGCCCAAGCCGATTTGTGTGGAGCCAACTTGTGTGATGCTTCCTTTAGTGGAGCGAACTTAAAAGGAGCAAAACTGCACCCGTCAGATATGTTGAGAACACAGCTTCAAGGAGCAACTATGCCTGATGGTACAACTCAAGAATGGGTAATGCCGATATCTTGAAATAGCTGGTGAAAAAAACGTGTGTAGCGAAACGAAAGCTCTTAGCTTATGGCCTCGATTTCAGTTTTCGAGAGTGCCGAAGCGTGCTATATAATTCGTCAGATGCTATAGCGTTAACGCGGATGGCTTCGCTAGAGAAAGGCAGGCAGCAAAAGGTTTTTTTAAACAATTCTTCACTTTTTCCTTTTGATTACTCATTACGGATTATTAAAATTGTTACCGAAGTAGCGATCGCTGTTATTAAATGCAAGCAACTTCGGAGCGCTGATACGCCAATTGGCATATAACAGTGCTTTATATAAATTGCGATGCACAGCAGAGGTAACAATGTCTGAACCCACGCGCCGTTCCCTACCGCTAATTTTGATTCGAGGTTTTGGCGGACTCGATGTTTCGGATGAGAAAAAAGACACTTACCAGAGATTTAACGTCGGTACTGTCTACCCTCAAAAACAAGGTGAAAATTACATCTACGAAGGACTCATTCTGCGGTTCATAAAATCAAACTGGAATTACCAAGACGCTACGAATGTCGTCGGGTATTATGGCAAACCCTATTCCTACGAACCGTTGATGCCTGAGAAACTTAAGCGTTCCACTGATAAGGATATCGTGGAAAAATTCATGCGGTTAAAAGATTTGGGCTACTTTTCCGGCAGCAAAGTCATTATCGATCCAGGCATGGCGCTGCACCTGCTGGAAACTATGAACGACCCTTTGCACACCCTTTGGGTTTTCCGTTACTACGACTTAGATGACCGGAAATTCAACATATATGGTGAAGCCTTGGTTAGATTAATTGACTTTATTCGGGAACTTACAGCACAAAAAGAAAGC contains:
- a CDS encoding pentapeptide repeat-containing protein, with translation MNIRDFLLSAPSQKRHKRNLLENVELGLLVLFVIVSFIALIFDNVIWAAIPLIPLMGLNIYNRYRLDRLTRQSLARVSKVKDFIEKQVEELKTAMQNLNQNAPNPQQTEAIEHLVLAMQNLQPQLDFLEQSIVPMKEQLDTLTQQLNEQNQAQQQESLRDAITSLSNANAQLFQRIAKLHQRLNQLLPSPQTPVINPDSNSSLENSPLTGSENLPVELIETQLINGKNIQNGASAINAETGNPPEFSQAAIEHQSPELIETRLINRENISDGASDINLESENLPINQETENPPELSQEAIEHQLPELIETQVISRENNPNGTSDINPEPDNPSSKKNRFTAIDAEELVKRYEAGERDFTGANLADADLRELCLEGVNLKYANLSRVNLRGARLHSAKLDAADLIAADLRGANFYQASLEGANLTQADLRKTNLCDACLRGANLAQADLCGANLCDASFSGANLKGAKLHPSDMLRTQLQGATMPDGTTQEWVMPIS